Proteins encoded together in one Ipomoea triloba cultivar NCNSP0323 chromosome 4, ASM357664v1 window:
- the LOC116015755 gene encoding transcription factor bHLH162-like, with protein MQPNCSSLLPPKPRRHLTEKHRRQQMKGLYGCLASLVPREKSLEKSPAFDVLDHATNYIKQLESNVNELKARKDSLQLPVLIDVSESERGESLEVNIVYGLEKKEVMKMHEVFRILQEEGAEVVSATDSTVGLKIYHTIICKV; from the exons ATGCAGCCAAACTGCAGTAGTTTACTGCCACCCAAACCTCGCCGGCATTTGACGGAGAAACATCGGCGGCAGCAAATGAAAGGCCTTTATGGTTGCCTCGCCTCTCTCGTTCCCCGTGAAAAATCTCTA GAAAAATCTCCGGCCTTTGACGTGTTGGATCATGCCACTAACTACATCAAACAACTAGAGAGCAACGTTAATGAGCTGAAAGCAAGAAAGGATAGCCTACAATTACCCGTCTTAATAGACGTGAGTGAAAGTGAGAGAGGTGAAAGTTTGGAGGTAAACATAGTGTATGGATTGGAGAAGAAGGAGGTGATGAAGATGCATGAAGTGTTTCGGATTCTTCAAGAGGAAGGCGCAGAAGTTGTGAGTGCAACCGACTCCACTGTGGGTCTCAAAATCTACCATACAATTATTTGCAAGGTTTAG
- the LOC116015027 gene encoding transcription factor bHLH167-like, producing the protein MQPNSSSLLPPRPRRHLMEKNRRQQMRGLYGRLASLVPHEKSLEKSTACDVLDHATNYIKQLKNNINELKARKDSLQLPVVIAVNESERGESLEINIVCGLEKKKLLKMDKVFRILQEEGAEVVSATNSTVGFSIYHTILCKAFSPRIGIDTIRVQERLKNFISSLI; encoded by the exons ATGCAGCCAAACAGCAGTAGTTTACTGCCACCCAGACCTCGCCGGCATTTGATGGAGAAAAATCGGCGGCAGCAAATGAGAGGCCTTTATGGTCGCCTCGCCTCTCTCGTTCCCCATGAAAAGTCTCTA GAAAAATCTACGGCTTGTGACGTGTTGGATCATGCCACTAACTACATCAAACAACTAAAGAACAACATTAATGAGCTGAAAGCAAGAAAGGATAGCCTACAATTACCAGTCGTAATAGCCGTGAATGAAAGTGAGAGAGGTGAAAGTTTGGAGATAAATATAGTGTGTggattggagaagaagaagctgTTGAAGATGGATAAAGTGTTTCGGATTCTTCAAGAGGAAGGCGCTGAAGTTGTGAGTGCAACCAACTCCACTGTGGGTTTCAGCATCTACCATACAATTCTTTGCAAG GCATTTTCACCCAGAATTGGAATCGACACTATTCGAGTGCAAGAACGGTTGAAAAACTTTATTTCTAGCCTCATATGA